The genomic region AAAAGGTGGGGAGGGAACAGTGTGGGGTTTCTTAATACATGTGTAACTAACTTCAGAGGTATCAACTATGCAAGGTAAGATCTGAATGAGAAGTAGTTTAAAAAGGAAGTCCTGTAATGTATCAGTTTGTACTTTGTTTTGCATATCAAAACAAACACCTCCAAAAATTATTAGGACATATTATTTACTAGAtactaatttcttcttttttttctctttttttaataccacttttttttcccagatatttTGGTTGTCTAGGAACTTTGTACCTTTCTAGATGTTTCCACCAGACTCTAATTACCTCAATTATCTAATCAGTGTAGTGATTGCATGCTATTAATATTGGCTTCTTGACAGCCATTCTCAGAACTCTTAAGTGTGAGCATTACTCTGTGTAGATCATATCTGGTGAGTGATAAAAAAGATTCTTGTCTTCCACTGTTTGCCTTGCCTTAGCACATTGAAAATCACCATTCTGTGACTGATTTTTTTGCTTGTGTCAGGCACTGAAGAGAAACAATGCATTCACAGAGGAGGGGGGGGTATATTTTCCACACAGGTTTTTAAATGATTAattgtgcattttaaaattatgcaaTTTTGCATTTCCCTACAATCTgctttaagaatttttttccataagTTACAAGGTGAGCGTATTTTGGGCTATAATATTGTGCGTGGATGTAAATCTTATTAGTCAAAGATCCTCTTCTGCTTGCTACTTGAGAAAATCCTGGAGGTGTGTGTGGTGCCTCTGGTGCCTTCACAATAGCAGTTAAAGCAATTGAGTCAGAAGGCCTGGGATTTATTCCCAGCTCTCCTAATAATTTGTTATAAGTCAGGCTTTAAAACATGAACAGTGAAACTTAAACTAGCTTCACAAGGCTGTTGTGAAATGTAAAACCTCAGTGAAAATCTGGCATAAACAAAGCATCACTGGTCTTCTTTTATTCACTGCGTTAAACTTCATTTAGAATACTTGAGAGTCAGTTCAACATATTTGCTAGTGGTGTCTGCAGTTTTTTACATAGTCACGTCATTTCTAAACCTTCTTTACTGTTTTTCATTCATGTTTGTTCTTTTGCAGGTTGGAAGTGATTTTGGATATTTTCCAAAAGATTTACTTGAAATAAATCATAACTATTCCAATGAGGAGCTAGAATTACCAACAGATGTAAGTCTtacttgttttggttttttttcttcagttggGGTTTTACTGTTTCTTACCTCGGCATTCAGTAAAATTCCCAAGAAAGAAATTTGGAATACTAGTGATTTTTAGTACTTTTTGTTAGTAAGCAGCTACATACTTGCAGAGGTGCACATGTATGTATGGGGGGTAGAATGTTTGTGCAGCTCTGTATGTGGATGGGTGTGAAAGCATCAACCCAAAATGTGGGCATTGACCTTTCTTTTCTCAAATGTTACAGTTTTCTTCTAAAGAAATCTGTTTGGATTGAACTCTATGCATCCTGATAGCTGGCTTGTGCATAGGCCTTCTGGTGTGTAATCAAAATGGCTCCTTTTCCCAAACTTTCCAAGTTTAAAATACTGTCAGAAGCAAACAAAACTGGATACACTCAGCCCTTTGATTCTGGAATTGGTCCTGCAGCCCTTTCACACGACTGGCCTTCATGCACTAATAGCAGCAACTCTAGAGTTGTGTCAGTAAAGCCTTTTTGAGGCTGTAGCTTTAAGCGTGCTTGCAGCACAGAAAGCCGAGTGAATCCTGCATCCAAGGtagcagggcaagggagggtattctgcccctctgctctgctctgctctgctctgctctggtaagaccccacctgcagtgttGCATctggctctggggtccccagcacaggaaggacatcaGCGTCTTggaatgagtccagaggaggccaccaaggtGATTTGAAGGATGGAGCACCtttcctatgaggaaaggctgagagatacgggattgtttagcctggaaaagagaaggctccaaagagacctaattgcagccttccagtacctgaagggagcctacaagaaagatggagagggacttcttataagagcatgtagtgacagtactataagggggaatggcttcaaactgaaagagagcaggtttagattagatattaggaagaaattctttggaGGTACTGAAAGAATTTACCCAGAGAAGtcgtggatgccccatccctggaagtgttcatggGCAGGATGGATGGGGCTCTGGTCTAGAGctacctggtctagtggaagatgtccctgcccatggcagggggttgggcCTTGATGACCTTTAAACCCTTTTCAACCCAAGgccattctatggttctatgaaaTTGTGTCTCACACTgcttctatttatttttcagaaactgTGTGACAGACAGGGAGCTCCTGCTTGGAGGACTTGGTCCTTTAAGGGGACACCAGTTAACAGAAGTTGTGACACACAAGCTTAGCAACATTTGTGTTCTTCTGTTCACTGGCATTCAGCAATAGACTTGTTCTTCATTCAGTGCATATGGTGATGAGTGTAGTGTAAAACTGCCACCTCCATTGCTGCCTTACACTTTGTTCCTGCAAAACCTCTTTATTTAGGTTTTTTATGAGTCCTTGGGCAAAACCTCCACTGATTTCAATTAGAGCTTTGGTTAAGGAGTCAAGGGGTTAGTTCTATGTGATTAACATAATTTACTTTGCTGCTGCATCTCTCTTTAAGTAGGTAAATGTTTTTGGTCTCATTACtgctataaataaaataatattttttgcaTGTTGTTTTTCATTTCAGGAAACAGACTTTGTTTGCTTTGATGGAGGAAGGGATGACTTTGATAATTATAATGTGGATGAACTTCTGAAGTCATTGCAAGAGACAATAGCAAATGAAGGGGAAAATGAATCGAGTGATCCAGAGACAAAACCAGCTGAAGGAATTGAGAAGGATAAGGAGGCTGAACAGACTGATAGAGGAAAGTCCCTTGGTGCTTTGGAGACAGACAATCTTGAGCAAAgcgatgaaaaagaaaaggaaaaccttGTTTTGACAGACAAAGTTGACAATTCTCATACAGAAGGAACTGAAAATACTGGGGAAGACTCCAGTGTCAGTAGTCACAAAGAAAACTCTCAGGGAGATCAAATTGCACATGAGCACTTGAAAGGAATGCTACATGGAAAATTAAAAGGGCTAGAAagtgaaaatacaaaaaacacTAGTATTCCTCAGGGTGAAACCAGCCAACTTGACCAAGAGAATGAAGTCAATGCCTATACCCTTTTAAACAAAGAGCTCTCTGTgaacttaaaaacaaaatttggTTCAACTGCTGATGCTATTGTATCAGATGATGAAGTGACTCGCCTTGTAACATCACTGGAAGATGATTTAAATGAAGATTTGAGCATTAATCCTCACAATGAAGAGAAAGAGCCAGAGTTTGCAGATCAGTCGGCAGAAATCCCTGTGCTGTCTTTTATGGCAGAGGATGAAAGTACATCCCTTGTGGATTTAGAAGATGATGGAAACAATGACGTGGAGTCACAATATCACAAACCCGATGAAGATGCAAAGGGTGCTACAAAGCTAAATAACCAAAGAGACAATGGGGAGGAATGTGATTCAGATGCATTAATTCTTAAGGATACCTTCAGTAAGAGCAGGAACTCGGGTGGCAGTGTAAGTGTAGACAGATCTGAATCTAAACAAACAGAAGAGAAACAGGAGGAGGTGGTGCTAATTAGTAAAAGAGAAGCACCAGCAACAACTCAGCCTGAGGATCTCTCCAAACAACTCCTTGGAAAGGAACCTGTGAGTACGGGTGATCTGGGTTCAAAAGAAAAGGCCAACAAAACTGAACAGTTGGAAGAGCAGCTCACTGATGGAACAGAGTCACATTCTGCAGCACTGAAAGGTATAGCTGTGCCTGATCCTCACGCTTTGCCTAGTCCAGGCAGTGCTCTGGAGTCCAAATCATTTCTTAAAAACAAGGAAGATGCTTCAGAACCATTTGATGATGATATCAATAAAAGTCCTGAAAGAGTTCCACTTGCTTCAATAGAGAAAAGTGAGAAACAGTTTGAGGACAATACCTCGGAGGAGTCCTTGGAAAGTGATTTAAAGTACAAAAGACCATGGGAGAAAAcaatggagaagggaggagcTGAGAACAAGCTTCCAGTTGATGTTTCAGCCAGACCAGTGGAAGAAGTAAAAAATGTATCTCAAGATGACCTAGGGGATACTGACCTCTTGAGACAGAAAGTGGAGCATGAAATGCCTGTTGTGGAAAAACAACTTCTCAAACATGAAGAAGATTTAAAACAAATAGGGAAAATTgatcatgaaaataaaaatccttcCTCTTCTAACAAAGaactggaaataaaaaagagaaagctgaaagaaacccctgcagaggaaggagacCCAAGCTATAGTGGAGCTGTTGAGCAACCTAGGCCATGGGAAAATGAGACTGAGTATTCAGAGGCAGATGTGAATGAAAAACTTTCAAGAAATCCTGGCAAGATGCCAGTGTTTAAAGAAAGCACTGAGAAAAGTTCCCctgaagaaaaatcaaaaagcGCCACAGAGAACACTAATACAGATAATCTTACTCATCAAGGAACTGCTCATCCTGAGGGTGCAGGATCAGACAGAAATCTTGGCAAAGATTTGGCTAACGAAACAACACAAAGAGCAGAATTGCAATCTGAAGAGCCACATGCTGAAGATGACCCTGACCTGAAACAAGTGGATGATGAGCTACTGGAAGATGAGAATGCAGCAAGTGCAAAGTTGTCACAAGCAAGGGCTGCAAATGCCCAGGGTAATACACTAGGTGGTGAAAATACAAATCCTGAATTAGAAGGACTCAGTGAAGCTGTTTCAGGAACCCCAAATCCTACTTACAAAACAGGAGAAGAAACAAACTCATTCCCTAAGGAGGATAAAACAATCAGCATGCAAAATGCAAGCGGGATTTGGAACAAAGAAATTGACATATCAGTAAGAAAAGATGCTAAATTGGATGAGATGCAACATGTCACGGAAGCTGATGAGGAGTCTTCTGAACCTGAGGAACTATCAGCTGTGGACGAACATAATTTCCAATCTCCTCACACAGAAGAGAGCAATGACCTTGACCAAAGGACAGATCATCTCCCAGAGGGCATTTCACAGAAAGACTCAAAGGAGGTGCAAAATTTAGGGCAAACAAGAAATGACCACCAGCAATCTGcatctgtccccagccctgcagacagctcAGAAGCCACCAGTGACATGGTAACAGACTTCAGTGAGTCTGTGAAGCGGCTCTCAATAATGAGAGAGTTCCTGGATGAAAAGCGCGTGATGCGCCTACAGAAGTACCTTGGGCTCCAACACGTGGTAAGGGTTGAAGCCATGTTCCACGACATGAAAGTGGAGATGGAGCTTGCTCGGAAGTCGAGCCAGAATAATGAAGATATAGAGAAAGCTCTGGATGAGATACTGGAGTTTTCAGAATCGAGCATTATGGATGTTGTAGGAAAAGTTCTGGATTCCAGGGTAGCAGAAAATAAGGAGGAGGTGGTGAAGGAGATGGATTTGTATGATGAGGAGAGTGCACTGATGGATGATATTCAAGAGTTAATATATTCATTAAGAAGTAAATATTCATCTGCTGGTGAGAGTGTTGCACTTGCTTCTCCTCCAGAACAGGAAGATGACCAGCTGCACATTGAAGGTAGGATGTTAAGCCAGTTAATAAATAGATGAAATGGAAGTAAAACCCTGTCTCAAGCAACACTAAAACAGAGAAACTTTAAGAAGAGGGTGAGTGAGTAGAATCTAAAGAGGTCTTGTGCAATAACCTGGgattttgcttatttttaatgCATATTTTTAGCATTGTGATGAGAGTGGCTCAGGGACAAATCCTAAGGGAAGGTATTGAGTTCAGCCTACCTGTTCTTATGGACCGAGTTCTGTGTAAGATAAGTGAGATCCATGCATGGATATGGTCATAAGGAGCCATTCAGGACAAGTCTGTACCTCCTTAAGAAACAGGGATTCACATATACTAATCTGCAGAATTTTCTggagggcttttttttcccctgaactAATTATCACCTGATTGTGAGAGATCTGGAGATTAATGCAAAGTTCAGGTATTAAATCCAGGCACCTAAAGTCTTGTATGTCCTTATAATCATATTTTTGCCCACATTCATAAAAGAGTGCATAAGTAGCAATAACAAACAAACATCTTTTGATTGGGCAAGAACCAGAGGTAGGGTGTTTTGCAAACTTACTGGGTTTTCTATTAGTGTGCAAGAGGTTAAGATACACTTTTAGTCAGGCTCCTCTTACAGTAGTACATGTTAAGTATGCGATTTTTGATAAGGTTACGAATGATGCAAATATTTCACCTTGCAGTGTTTCACTGCAAGATCAGTGGTTGATATCTTGCATGAATTTCATATAGACATTTAATTAGATGTTACTGAAAGTTGATTGAGAATATACTGGAAGCAATATACaagctgaaatatttaaaaagtgtCAAGAAAGCTTGGTTACATGCAGCATTTCACTGAAGGTAGCTGTGAGTAAGTAATACACATTATCTCAGTGCTTAATTCATATCTCCTTGTCTGTCACAGATGGTGCAAAAGAAGCTGAATATGATAGTGTTTCCACCAGAAACCCAAATACCATTGATGAGGGCAATCAGGAATTTCCTACTCAGCAGCTCATTGAAGATAAGAGGCCAGAGCAGCCtgttgaggaggaggaggagagggctgTCAGTGTTCCACCTGAGCATGAAGAGGCCAACTTCTCAGATAatggagaagctgaagaagGGTATGATAGTGAAAGAGGATCACTCCTGGAAGATACTTCCTTTGGGTCAGTTGATTCAGGAGAGAGTGCCAGCGAACACATTGCTGAAGGTAACCATTTGGGATTGgcttattttgttcttttgctCTTGAAGACATGCATGGTTTAAAGGATTTTTAGGCAAATAGCAGGAGTTTTCATTGGTACTTTCATTTTATGTTGCTGTAATCCTCATGGCTTTCCCTGATTGGTGACAGTCCCTCTAGTGGCAGTACTGTATTGCTGTACAGTATTATGTACAATTGCTGTACAGATTTAGCACAGCAGTTTTCTACTATGATTTGCAatgcaggaaaaaggaaagtgcTCTTGTGAGTGTCAGAGTTAGAGCTCTTTGGACTGTGTCTCAGTATGACTGGCTTGTGGACTGTGTCTCAGGATGGTAGTggagaaagagcagaaatccctggAGGTACGCCATCAGCCCAGGTTTCATCCTCTTTTGCAGGGATTGACAGCCTAAAGGTCACTTTCTATAGACAGGACAGCCCACAAAATAGTGTGCCCTCTTTTTTAGCCCATGTCTCTGGGCCATATTACTTTCCAGGAAAGGTGGTGTGTAGCTTCCCCCTCAGGCAGCTCAATAATTACTCTGTGTGTTAGAGTAGGAGAAATGTTTGGCTCCCTCTGGCTGAGGCCTTACCCCTCTGGAGCTAGAGTGCTGTCTCATCATTATGCCAAGGAGGGATCCTGTTGCTGTCATCTTTTCTGGCTCTGTTTTGACTTTGACTGTATTCTCAGTGCTACTCTCAGTTTGCTGTTCTGCCTTCACTTCTGATTATGCTTAATAATTCTCTCTCCACTGAGCATTTAGGAAAAATCTAGGCACATCTTCTTTAGCTTTTGTACATTGCTGAGGTGCTGTACCATCTCCAGGGCCAAGTGCTTTTGAGCAGCTTCTAAGATCTGAAGGAAGCTCTAGGTTGAATGCCAAGAAAATTAAGGAATTTTAAATGGCTAGTGGATAACCTATTGGTTAAGCAGTCAGATGTTCAGCTGTATTTTAGACCATTTTCCGTTTTTTCCTTAAATGTAGTTAAATGCTGCTTGGCAGGAATTCTTAGGAGGGCTGGTAGAAGTGTTGGGAAGTAACAAGGTGGACAATGGTAGAATGGCTGGTCACAACTGCTGTTCCGTGGTGTGACAACAGGCTGGGCAGGTGGCTGTGGAATCTGCTGGCCAAGACGTGTGGCAGAAGGAGCAAGAGGAGAGGGCAGTATtcaggccagggcagagctggagatgGTTTAAAGCTTTTGCCATACTTACAGAGTACTGACAGAGTTCAGGAGTGTTTGACGTGGTGTCATTCTTGGGGAtatcctgtgcagggccaggagttggacttgacagtcctttgtgggtcccttctaACTTAGaatattctgtggttctgtgaacACTGCTGGGAACTAATCGGAAGGATTCGCGGTTAGGAATTTAAGAGTGTCTGCTGCTCTGATTCacggctggaggagctgggtgtTGTGCTCTGCCTGAGGCAGGCTCGACACCGTGTCACCGCACAGACGTGTCCTGTCCTGCGGCACCCCTCCTAACGCGGCCGGTGGAATATCAGCGCACTTCCCAAGGGCTCGCTGCCTCTTTCCCCAATGCTCCGGCGCACCGGGGGCCGTCCTCCAGCGCGGTGGCCGAGGAGGCTCCCGTGTGGCCCCGTGAGGTGACGCCGCTCCCCTTTCGCCCTGCAGGTGCCGATGCGGGCGCCGCCTGGCGGGGGACCCTGGGCGAGGCGCGGGAGCTGCTGCGGCGGGTGAGTGGCGGCGGCGCGCGCCTTGTGACGCGGCGAGGGCGGGGAAGCCGCGAGGGGTGGGgcctgagggagggagggctgaCGTGTGCCTGGCGCTCCCGGGCCGCCATGGATCCCGCGGGCGGCAGCGGGTGGCCGGTGGAGGAGCCCTCGGGGCGGCGGAGGCTGTTGCAGGTGAGGGCAGGGAAACGGTGGCGGGCGCGGCGGAGGTGTTTCGGCGGCCCGACCCGGGCggtgacacacctgggggcgGGTCCCTGAGGCGGTCACCCCGGCGTACCGCGCCGTGAGGGCGGCTGGCATTCCGCGCCCCCAGCCCGTAATGTGGGGCAATCCCGCGGGAGAGGAGGCGGCCGCTGGCGTCAGGGATCGCTGCCGGCCTCCCCGGATGGCGGGGAGAGCTCGCCCCCCGGCCGGACTCTGCAGGGGCAGGTGTGCGTTCTCCTTTCTGTTCCCCCCTCTGCCGGCTGTGGAGAAGGTAGGGAGAGAGAGGGTAAGtaggaggaaaggaagggagaaggcagcGGCTTCCGTGTGGCTCGCACAGTTTGTTCCCTGAGCGCCATGCCATGTCACTGTGAGCCCCTTAACCTGTACCAAGCATTCGCACCTTCCCCAGGTGCTCTCTGACCTCCAGATAGAGGAGGAGACTCACGGCATATGACCCTCTgacaggggcagcagctgggagaagaTCTGAGCTATTTGCACTGCATTGGTACAGACATCCAGATGTAaaactgtttgggtttttttttctatagtTTTCCATCCATATAGCTTTATTTGGAAACAGGTCAAATAACTACCAGTACTATCTAACGCAAATTGTGCACATCAGTGTGTACTTATTTTGGTGCGGCTCTTTTTTGCCAGCAGACTGTCACTATCAGGTGTCCTGGTACTTGAGAGTTTTGCACTGAAATATGAGCACTAGGCTGCTCTGagattttcttaattttcagtTTGCAGAAAAATGGCAAGAAACCTTCAGATAGTTCTCTGGTTTTATGAGGGGAATAAAAGCACCTGTCAGACTCCTTGTTTTACCCCCCTATTTAATGAAAACGCACTCATAGCTGTCACTGCTGTTGGTTTGCAGTTGGTTGCCACGCTGCCTGAGGAAATGCGTCCTGGGCCTGATTTCCATGGACTTCCATGGGAACCTGTTATTATAACTGCCTTAGTGGGAATTGTCACACTTGCTATATTTTTCTGGAGAACCTGCCTTTCAGTGAGTATACTTCATGCTTGCAAGCCCGCTGATGTTTCACCATCTGAATGGTCCTTTGTATGGTTAAACTGTTTCAGCATTACTGAAGTCAAAGCGATATGTAGTCTTTTGTGTTTTACTTTTTCTGTTTAGAGCATTGATGGGAGCTAAATGCTGGGCTGAATAGCTAAAGTAAGTTGCAGTACTAAGAAGCATTTTCTATAAGCTGGTAATTGAAGATTGCTTAGTAAGACATAATTTCGAAAGCAACATAGAGGAGTATGATGTAAATAAAGAATGCTGTGGAAAGGGTCAGCATATCTTTGAAATGAGAAGGTGCATAAATGTGTTGTTGGCTATATCCAAAACAAATAGACTTCATGTTGTCTAGCTGCTTGCAGGTAGTGCATTTAGAAACCTAAAAACATGATATTAATTCTCATTGGAGAGCCTCTTCCATTTGTCCTCATTCCTACATGGATAATTTTCTGTGCAACAAAAAGTCTATCACCAATTCTCAACTATAGCAGTGCTTTTCCTTGGGAGCTGAGAGATGAGAATCAAATAGGCAAATTTATTTTACAGCTGTACAGTTTAGTCATGATATGCTCTAGAAATCTGTGGAATGCTTCATATTTGCCTGACACAAATAAACTAAAACTGCATCTTTTCTGTAACGATAGTTTGTTTCCCCTTGCTTAGTTTTGGTATTGAGTACACTGGGTCAGTTTCAAATGCAAAAACCAGTGTTAATAGAACAGTGTACAAAATCTTCTGAAAGTCATCTCTTATGGAGGTTAATTTCGAAACAAGCACCTGTCACGTGCTTTAGAGGGTACACAACTGGGAttcaaggggttttttttgtgtgtgtgtttgcaagggtttttttttcccgctTGCCAGTTTGTGGTTTGATACAAAATGGCTTAATACAAAATGGCTTCATTTTCTGCGCAAATTATCGGTGGGCAGTTACTGGTGTCCCTTTAGTGAGTGAGTAAACAGACCTTTACtaaggctctgagcagggctttAGCCTGGGAGCTTTTATTAGAAAGCAGCTTAAGCTCGTTTGTAGTGTTACTCAACACTCATTGGCAGTGATAGATGTGTTTTCCATATGCTGCTTTAACCTGCATGGAAGTGGTCACTTTTTTCCATAGGGAATATTAATAACATTTTTCACTTATCACTTTTTATGGCTaatctttttgtttgttctctTCTGTAGGTAAAGAGTAGAATATATCAAGGTAAGTTTCTTCAGCGTAGTTGATGCTTGGGCATTAGTTTTGAATATTTATACTGTTTCAGAGGACCCAGTATCCATCTTCACTCCCTTTCAAGGAGAATGCTCAGTCCAAGGTTACACTGTAAACTTGGCCAGTAAATGATACTTAGTTGAATCTGAGGGTTTGAATTTTGCCTTTTATAATGCTTTGATCAGGAGAAACAATGCAATTTGCACCTGTAAAATAAAGGTCAAGGAAAATCTCCACTTTGCTCAACATAAATGTGAACGACTGGTTCATGGGGCagaatttgttttggttttctgacCAGAACTGGGTCTGCCTTTGCTTGCTGTTTGCTCAGAAAGTAGGAGCTggttccttttgttttttggaTTGAGGGGAGCCTGAAACTGGCTGTTGTGCAGTTGCAAAGAGACACTCTTAAATGTAGATCTGAATATGCAGGCATTCCTGTGGCCAGCACATCACTTTTTACATGAGTTTTTCTCTGGCTTCAGGTTTATAAAATTAAGTGTactgaatagaaaaaaaaattcaaagtagGGTGATTGTTGGAATTCATAATTgaataaaaaatgcaaattggAAGAGTTGTCTTCATACAAAGTCTGTCTCTTCCTCCCTCACATTTTACTTACCAGTCATTTCTCTCTAGTTTCATTGTGGTTATACTGCAGTTTCCTTCAATACAGCGTAGAATTAATGAGCTGAAAAAAGCCCATCTTAGATCTCTGAGGTGATTTCTGTAGTGCAGGAAGAATATTGGTATTGGTGGTGCAGAAATTACTTAGCAGCCTTCCCTAAAAAATCAAGGAACATGGATTTAATTCCACCACCCAAATACTCTTCTCTTTGATGCTGTATAGAAACTACTAAAGATCAGAACCAGTAGATATTCTTCAAGCGTGATACAGGCCACATTGTTATTAACATCTTTATCCAAAATAGAGGAATGCTAACAGTgacaaaaatgctttaaaacatAGCATAATGCTTTTAAACTCCAAACATAGcaaaaactccaaacaaacaaaacatagcaaaaatggttttaaactcCTAACTTACATTTGGAGTCCCAAGGATAAAAATGTATTATGCTCTCTTAATGACAGTAGTAAAATTGGGAGGCCAAGCTAATGCAGGGATTGCTGCTTCCCTTAAACTACTGAGAGCTATCTTGAACCTTGGCAGCCACTTGCTGTCTCTCTTTTCCCAGAGTGGGAAAGGCCTGGAATTCACTGTCCTAGGAGCCCTCAtgtgggagggaaaggaggagtaGCAGTTGCCATTGCACTCTGTGGGATGCAGTTGGAACAACCAGTACTCCTTGTTGTGCTGCAGAGATTGCTGTGAAGCAAATGGTGCTTGAGGCAGTCAGATCCAGGTCAAGGTGGCTTAGGACttgaaaaacaacaacaactgggTGTTTTTTAAATAACTTGCAATAAAATAATTGAAGTATGTTAATGATTTTCATTTAATCCTAAGAGTTGGTTGGTGGCTTGTTTAGGGTGAAAAGCTAATAATACATGCCTGAAGGCTGCTGCTTGGTCACAGCCCTTTTGAGGTCtaagcagagcagctccttaAGACCTACTGGTGCTGTCTCCCAGTTGTCTCTGTTCTGTTCCTAGTAGATCTTTCAGAGCTTTCATCCTCTTACTGTTGCTGATGAAACATTCAGCTTCAATAGAGCAGAAAGGTGGTTGTTAGGGAAGGTGTTGGATCTCCCTGTCTGAGACTGCTCTGAGATCTTCACTGTCAACACACCTCAGGTGTGTGTAGCCAGCACCTCACTTTGCTCTGGGTTCTGGGAGCAGCCTCTGTGAAGTGGATGCAGGAACTTTGTGCTTTGTGTTAGCTTTACTGTCTTGTTTTCAATTCTAACTTCAAGTGAAAGCTGGAGATGCAGAAAGGGCTGACTGCCAAGGAGTTAATACTCTCCTGATTTATTCTTTAGTTATTACTTGAAAACATTCCTTGAAGTGGTAGTAATGatagctgggtttttttccccaatgtATGAAGTATAGTTACTttaagctttctttttcttcctagtGACTGAAGAACAACTTGCTGAAAAGATTAAAAACCTTCtgcaagaaaaaacagaaatctTAGAAAAGCTGTCAGAATATGATCAAAAGGTATTGCTCTAAGTTGTCCTTTGTTTCTTAATTTTCTATTATTGCTTTAATTACACAGTCAATGCAACATCTTATAATACATTATGTTGACAATTTCCTCAGTTGTGTGTGGTTGTTTGTGTTTAGATAAAGGAAGCGAAGGAATCTGTGAAAGTAACCCAAGAACAAAAAGACATTCTCTCAGATGAAACTGCAGGGCTTAAGGTAAGAGAAAGTTAACTGTCTCTGTACTGAAAGCAgcaatacaaataaaaatagtttGCTTTAGGTTGG from Agelaius phoeniceus isolate bAgePho1 chromosome 3, bAgePho1.hap1, whole genome shotgun sequence harbors:
- the MIA3 gene encoding transport and Golgi organization protein 1 homolog isoform X1 — encoded protein: MAAAALPEPRLLLALLLLLLPPPPPSPRCAAAAPDLGRRFAERKRCADLECSMLMCRGKAMRDFKGPDCRFVNFKKGEAVYVYYKLIGESTELWAGSVGSDFGYFPKDLLEINHNYSNEELELPTDETDFVCFDGGRDDFDNYNVDELLKSLQETIANEGENESSDPETKPAEGIEKDKEAEQTDRGKSLGALETDNLEQSDEKEKENLVLTDKVDNSHTEGTENTGEDSSVSSHKENSQGDQIAHEHLKGMLHGKLKGLESENTKNTSIPQGETSQLDQENEVNAYTLLNKELSVNLKTKFGSTADAIVSDDEVTRLVTSLEDDLNEDLSINPHNEEKEPEFADQSAEIPVLSFMAEDESTSLVDLEDDGNNDVESQYHKPDEDAKGATKLNNQRDNGEECDSDALILKDTFSKSRNSGGSVSVDRSESKQTEEKQEEVVLISKREAPATTQPEDLSKQLLGKEPVSTGDLGSKEKANKTEQLEEQLTDGTESHSAALKGIAVPDPHALPSPGSALESKSFLKNKEDASEPFDDDINKSPERVPLASIEKSEKQFEDNTSEESLESDLKYKRPWEKTMEKGGAENKLPVDVSARPVEEVKNVSQDDLGDTDLLRQKVEHEMPVVEKQLLKHEEDLKQIGKIDHENKNPSSSNKELEIKKRKLKETPAEEGDPSYSGAVEQPRPWENETEYSEADVNEKLSRNPGKMPVFKESTEKSSPEEKSKSATENTNTDNLTHQGTAHPEGAGSDRNLGKDLANETTQRAELQSEEPHAEDDPDLKQVDDELLEDENAASAKLSQARAANAQGNTLGGENTNPELEGLSEAVSGTPNPTYKTGEETNSFPKEDKTISMQNASGIWNKEIDISVRKDAKLDEMQHVTEADEESSEPEELSAVDEHNFQSPHTEESNDLDQRTDHLPEGISQKDSKEVQNLGQTRNDHQQSASVPSPADSSEATSDMVTDFSESVKRLSIMREFLDEKRVMRLQKYLGLQHVVRVEAMFHDMKVEMELARKSSQNNEDIEKALDEILEFSESSIMDVVGKVLDSRVAENKEEVVKEMDLYDEESALMDDIQELIYSLRSKYSSAGESVALASPPEQEDDQLHIEDGAKEAEYDSVSTRNPNTIDEGNQEFPTQQLIEDKRPEQPVEEEEERAVSVPPEHEEANFSDNGEAEEGYDSERGSLLEDTSFGSVDSGESASEHIAEGADAGAAWRGTLGEARELLRRLVATLPEEMRPGPDFHGLPWEPVIITALVGIVTLAIFFWRTCLSVKSRIYQVTEEQLAEKIKNLLQEKTEILEKLSEYDQKIKEAKESVKVTQEQKDILSDETAGLKDTVKELEEANQQLDNKVKNLHTMLETERKKNEKKQKKLSETQKSLEKLQEAITMHSAELSEVQIALNEAKLSEEKVKSELHHVQEENARLKKSKEQLLKEAEGWSERHSELHEQIQLYQKSQKDIEETLAYKENEIEVLTNCIMQLKQLDMDSEAKKDDRGHEWSPEDDLANGELPDTESEKMRTQIKQMMDVSRVKTMLSIVEEDRNLLQSKLNDEVTARHELEEKIKTLEHDSSSLHTAKTQLENECKTLRQKVEILGELYQQKEMALQKKLTQEEYERQEKEQKLCAADEKAVLAIEEVKVYKQRIQDMEEELQKTERSYKNQIAAHEKKAHDNWLIARSAERALAEEKREAANLRQKLIEVNQKIIMLQRPVIVKPTPGRPDRQIPPRRGPLSRDGSSGPSPVSGGNPSPTQMIDVPARPLSAPRREGVRGEFGTMVDGPSAPRRPPELPGRMSVPDIGPAVASVISSEPRTSSPSTAIDGVGNAGAKGPSPFPGTPLMSSPVMGPPPPPPIRYGPPPPPLRGHFGPRPLPGPPGCGPPLPPPAGRDFLPSSRLPPGPLPPPPDPRGYTCGHPPFRPLGPPGPRDYPPGPRLPPQASRDYAPSPNRDLPPPAPRD